TTCTCAAGTAGAACATCCCTTTGCCTATATAAAACGGATATTGAATCTTGATCTTGCCATGGCGAGGACTCTGCCCCGCAACGAACTTCGTTTTACGATGAATTGTATCATTTACAATATCATGAGGGCTGGCCAGTTGGCAAAATGTTCGATATAGTGGGCTAACTACGCCCGAACGGGAGAAAACAGGCACAAGTGCTTAATAGAATGGAAAATATTGGTTACATTTGGAGAAACGACCTGAGTGAAAATATCATTTGGATGGTAAACTAAGTGAATATGACTCTTGAAAATCATGTAAGTCGGCCGCCCAAAGGTTATTCAAAGGTTCCAATAAATAAAAGCGGTAAAATAGAAAAGGAGATATTTTTATGACTACAAAAAAAGACAAAGATGAAATCAAGATCAATCTAGGGTTCGGCAACTTATTCAAGGGCATCGGGAATTTCATTGATCTCGTCGGGCAAATGACCGAAAAAGGCGAGGAATTTGTAGAAAAAACAAAAGAATTCCGGGGAGAAGGAGCCCTAAAAGACCTAAAGGGAGTCTATGGATTCTCGGTAAAAATGGGACTGGGCGGCAAACCTGCGGTTGAACCTTTTGGAAACGTCAAAGCTACTCCGAAAGGTCCGGTAGTAGAGGAGGCTCGTGAACCTATTGTAGATGTTTTTGAAGAAGAAAATGAAATCCAGATTTTAGCAGAGATGCCCGGTGTTGAAGAGCAGGATGTGGAGCTGGAAATAAAAGGTGATATTCTCATCCTGTCTGCTATGGGCTCTGATAGAAAATACTATAAAGAGCTTTTACTCCCTTCACAGGTAGAGCCTGAAGCCCTGTCACGTTCTCATAAAAACGGCATCTTCGAGGCTCGCTTTAAGAAGAAATAAAGTAATGAGTGAGCGAAAACCGACCTACGAAGAACTTGAGGTTCAGTTATCCAGGGCAAAGGAGGCGCTAAGTCTTCAAAGTGCAATCACAACGAATATGGCTGAGGGTGTCTGTCTTATTCGAGCGCACGATGGTACAATTGTCTATGCTAATCCCACATTTGAGAAGATGTTTGGGTACGCTCCCGGGGAAATTATCGGGAAGCATGTCTCTGTAATAAATGCCCCCACTGAGAAAAGTCCTGAAGAAAAGG
This is a stretch of genomic DNA from Candidatus Marinimicrobia bacterium CG08_land_8_20_14_0_20_45_22. It encodes these proteins:
- a CDS encoding heat-shock protein Hsp20, which gives rise to MTTKKDKDEIKINLGFGNLFKGIGNFIDLVGQMTEKGEEFVEKTKEFRGEGALKDLKGVYGFSVKMGLGGKPAVEPFGNVKATPKGPVVEEAREPIVDVFEEENEIQILAEMPGVEEQDVELEIKGDILILSAMGSDRKYYKELLLPSQVEPEALSRSHKNGIFEARFKKK